ACAGCCTGGCGGTGAATGCCACGTCGGGCATGACGGTGCACCTGGTGGGCAGTGCGCTGGCGCATTTGCGGGTGAGCGCGGCCGGCGGCACGCAGCTCAGCCTCGAAAAAAGCAACCGCATCCGGTCTGCGGAGGTGGCCGTGGGCGACCGGTGCTCGCTCACGCAGGAGTGCGGCATCGAGCGTCCGCGCTACCGGTTTGCCGCCACGGCAATCGCGCAATTTGAGGGCGAGGCCGCCCAGTCGCTGGGCGCAAATGGCGCCCGGTAGCCCGTGTGGCAACGTGTGAAGCAACGGGGCGGCAGCCCAAAGTGGCTACCACGGAGGTAAGCAGCTAATTGCCCATGATTTACTGAACAAAAGGCCCGGCCACTCTCGCCGGGCCTTTTGTTTTTGCGTACAGCCCTTGTCCCAACGCCGAAATCTATGCCGAAGAAATCCGTAGCCGAAATCATTGTCGATACCCTGCAGGCCGCCGGCGTCAAGCGCGTGTTTGGCGTGGTGGGCGACTCGCTGAATGGCATCACCGACACCATCCGCACCCGCGAGGGCATGGAATTTATTGCCGTGCGCCACGAGGAAGGCGGCGCCTTCGCGGCCGGCGCCGAGGCCCACCTCACCGGCGACCTGGCCGTGTGCGCCGGTTCCTGCGGGCCGGGCAATACCCATCTCATCAACGGCCTCTTCGACTGCCACCGCAGCCGCGTGCCCGTGCTGGCCCTCGCCGCCCAGATTCCGAGCGTGGAAATCGGTACCGGATATTTCCAGGAAACGCATCCCGAGCGCATTTTCCGGGAATGCAGCCATTTCTGTGAGCTGATTTCGACCCCGGAGCAGGCCGTGCGCACCATCGAAAGTGCCGTGGCCGCCGCCCTGGGCCAGCGCGGCGTGGCCGTGGTGGTGCTGCCCGGCGACGTGGCCTACCTCGAAACCGACGCGCCCGACGTGCGCCTGCCTACCTTGGGCCGCCGCAGCACGGCCAGTCCCGCCGAGGCCGACATCCGGCAGGCGGCTGCGCTGCTGAATGCCGGCGATAAAGTGGCCATTCTGGCCGGCATTGGCTGCGCCGGGGCCCACGCCGAGCTGCTGCTGGCCGCCGAGGCGCTGAAGGCGCCGGTAGTGCAATCGTTGCGCGGCAAGGAGTTCGTGGAGCCCAACAATCCCTACGCCGTGGGCCTGACGGGCCTGTTGGGCATGCCCGCCGGCTACCACGCCCTGATGGACGCCGACACCATCCTGATGCTGGGCACCGACTTTCCCTACCGCCAGTTCTTCCCCGAAGATGCCCGAGTGGTGCAGGTCGACACGCGCCCCGAGCACATTGGCCGCCGCACCCGAGTTGAGATTGGCCTGGTGGGCGACGTGACTGAAACGCTTCGCTCCCTGTTGCCGCATCTCACGCCCCGCGAAGACTCAACCCACTTGGAAGAAGCTCAGCAGCGCCACCGCGACGACCGCGCCCACCTTGCCGAGCTGGCCACCGGCGAGGCCGGCGACACTAGCCTGCACCCGCAGCACGTGGCCCGCTTGCTGGATGAGCTAGCCGCCGAAAACGCTATTTTCACCTGCGACGTGGGTACGCCTACTATCTGGGCGGCCCGCTACCTGAGCATGAACGGCCAGCGCCGGCTCATTGGCTCCTTCGTGCACGGCAGCATGGCCAATGCGGTGTCGCAGGCCTACGGCGCGGCGTTGGTGGAGCCCGGCCGGCAGGTCATTGCCATGTGCGGCGACGGCGGCCTGGCCATGCTGCTGAGCGAGCTGCTGACCATTCGCCAGCACAAGATTCCGGTTAAAATCATTGTGTTTAATAACTCGGCCCTCAGCTTCGTGGAGCTCGAAATGAAAGCTGCCGGCCTGCTCGATTACGGCACGGCGCTCGACAATCCCAATTTTGGCGCCGTGGCAGAAGCCGCCGGCCTGAAAGGCTACCGCGTGCAAGACCCCGGCCAGCTGGAAAGCGTGCTGCGCGAGGCCCTGGCCCACGACGGCCCGGCGCTGGTCGACGCCGTGGTGAAGCGCCAGGAGTTGAGCATGCCGCCCAGCATCGACCGCAAGCAGGCGCAGGGCTTCGGCCTCTATGCCGTGAAGGCCCTGATGAACGGCCGCGGCAGCGAGCTGCTGGAGCTGGCCAAAACGAACCTGTTCCGGTAGGCTGTACCGCCAAGCTGCGCTTGGCCAGGCATAGGGCTAACTCGTGGCCAGGCGCACTTGGCGGTACGTTGCAACGAACCGGCGCGGCGCTTTCTGTGTTAAATTCGGCCCCGCAACCCTAGCGGCGGCCGTTTCGCATCCATGACCAACAAAGAAATTAAAGCCCTCATTTCGCTGCTCGACGACCCGGAAATCGCGCCCCAGATTCAGGACAAAATCCAGAACCTCGGTGAGAGCATCATTCCGTTTCTGGAGGAGTCGTGGGAGGAAACCCTCGACGGCCAGCAGCAGCAGCGCCTGGAGGATTTGATTCACCACCTGCAATTTGAGGGCCTGCAGCAGCGCCTGAAAGTGTGGCGCGAAGCCGGCGCCGCCGACCTGCTGGAGGGCATGTGGCTGCTCAACACGTATCAATATCCCGATGCCGACCTGCAGGCCCTGAACCGCGCCATCGAGCAGCTTCGCTTCGAGGCCTGGACGGCCCTGCGCCCCGAAATGCACCCCGCCGACCAGGTGCAGACCCTGAACTACATCATGTTCCGGGTGCACAAATTCGCGGCCAACACCCAGCATTTTCACTCGCCGGCCAATTCCATGCTGCAGCGCGTGATTGAAACCAAGCGCGGCAACCCGCTTACGCTGTGCGTGATTTACCTGCTGGTGGCCCAGCGGCTCAACCTGCCGGTGTTTGGCGTGAACCTGCCCAACCTGTTCGTGCTCACCTTCCGCCCCGAGCTCAAGGGCGCCGAGCCCTTCTACATCAACTGCTACAACCGCGGCCTGGTGCTCTCGCGTACCGACATCGAGCATTACGTCAGCCAGCTCAACATCTCCTCCAACCCGATGTTCTACGAGCCCTGCTCTAACATCGACATCGTGCGCCGCGCTCTGCGCAACCTGCAAATGAGCTTCGAGAAGCTGCAGGAACCCATGAAAGCCGCCGAGGTGGCCGTGCTGCTCAGTATCCTGGAGTAGCAAGCGGCAGTGCCTCTTATGTCATTGCGAGCGAAACACAGTGAAGCGCGGCAATCCGTCCTGTTCTCAGCGACCAGCTTTCTAATGTGAAAAGCCCCGGCACCATTGCAGTGCCGGGGCTTTCTGGTAATAAGACGTGTTGGGTTTTGACAGGCGGCGCGGAGACCCTCTCTACCGCTTTATCAAGCAGCCGGCGGCGCGCTTGTCTTCCACGCCGGCGGGGCGGCCGGCCAGCACGTTGTCGAGCACCTGCTTGAGGTAGTATTGCTGCACGCTGCCCGCCACCTGGGGGTTGTCATCGATGGCGCCGCGGTAGCGGATGGCAAAGCCGCCGGCAACCGGCTGCAGCACCACGGCTTCGGCGGTTTTGCTCACGCCGAGCAGGCCGGCCACTTGCTGGCTGGCGTCGGTGAGGGTGGGCAGTTCCACTTCGCCGGGGGCGGCGGTGCCGGGCGCATCGAGGTTGATGGGCACGTTGATGAACAGAAACTGCACACCGCGGCCGCGGTAGCTGCTGCTGAGCGAAGCCAGCCGCTCTTGGTAGAGGCGCGAAAAGGCGCAGGCGGGGTTCAGAAATACCACCACCACGGCCTTGTCGCCGGCGTAGCTTTTAAGGGATACGTCGGCGTTGGCGGCGGTTTTGAGGGTGAAGTCGGCCACGGTGGGGCCGGTTTGGGCACGGGCCACGCCCACGGCCAGCGTCACGGCCAGCAGGGCCACGGCGGCGAGTATAGAAATTCGGCGGAAGGACATGGCAATCGGGTTAGCTAAATCAAATGTAAGCGCCGGCAGTTACGCCAGCGGTTCGTGGCAATACGTGAGTACGTAGCCCGGCGACGGCTGTGAATAGCAAATGCAGTGCCGCGTCTCCAATCCGCTCAATACCAGCGTGGCGGGAATTTCGCCGGCTTTCTGCGGCTCAAATTCACCGAGCAAAAGCTGCGTCTTGAAAATGATGCCCCGCTGCGCGGCCAGCTTGTAGAGCGTCTCTTTGGCGCTCCACAGCAGGGTGTAGTGGGCGCTGGCATCGGCAGTGGCCTGGCTGGCGGCTTGGGCTGCGGCCCACTCGTTGGGGGCTAGAAATTTGCTGGCCAGCCGCTGGGCTTTGTCGCGAATTTCTTCCACGTCGACGCCCGCCCGGCCGCCCTGGGCCACAATGGCGGCCACCCAGGTGCCCGAATGGGAGAGCGAAACCGTCAGGTCGGCAGCGGTGCCGTGCAGGTAGGGGCGGCCGGTGGGGTCGTTGTGCACCTGGGTGCCTTCTGAGGCACTCCCGCGGGCTTCGGCCAGCAGCCGATGCAGCAGCACGCGGCCGCCGAGCCACTGCGCCTGGCGCCTGGCGTCGGCAGTAGCGGGCAGCAGCCGCTGGTAGGCCGCGGCCTGGGGCAGCAGCAGCCAGAGTTCGGCCGGCGTTTCGGTGAGGCGCCAAAGGCCCAGCACGGCGGTAGGGGAGAGGTGCTGGAGAGAATGCAGGGGCATAAGCAAGCGGTGGGACGACAAACGCCCTCCGGCAAAGCTACCTTTGCGGTGTCCTTATGTCTGAGATTTTCCGTCCCCCCGTTGCCAAAATTGCTACCCTCGCCGGCCACCGCGACGCGGTGTACGCCCTGACCCTGGGCGCGGGCAGCACCATCTACTCGGGCAGTGCCGACGGCATGGTGGTGGCCTGGGACGCCGCCGAGCCTACCCGCGACGGCGAGCTGCTGGCCCGGGTCGAAAACTCGGTATACGCGCTGCGCCACCTGCCCAGCTTCAACATGCTGGTGCTGGGACACAACTTTCAGGGCATTCAGGCCATCGATTTGGCCGGGCGTAAGCTGGCCTACGCCGCGCCCCTGCCGCCGGTGGCCATTTTCGAAATAGTGGCGTCGGAAAGCCGGCAGCGCCTGTACGTGGCCATGGGCGACGGCACGCTGGCCGTGCTGGCCCTGCCCGATTTCCGCCTCGAAAAGCTCCTGCGCCTCGCCTACAAGAGCCTCCGCTGCCTGGCCGTGCACGAAGGCCGCGGCGAGCTGGCCGTGGGCAGCTCCGACACGCTGACCCGAATTCTCGACTTGGACTCGCTGGAAACCAAATTTACCTTGGGCGAAAGCACCAATTCGGTGTTTTCGGTGGCGTACTCGCCCGATGGCGCGCGGCTACTCACGGCCGGGCGCGATGCCCAGATTCGGACCTGGGACGTGGCCGCTGGCTACGCGCTGGCCGGCACCGTGCCCGCCCACATGTATACCATCAACCACCTGGCCTTTAGCCCGGACGGCCGTTACGCGGCCTCGTGCAGCCTCGACAAGAGCATCAAGCTCTGGGACGCGGCCACGCTGACGCTGCTGCGCGTGCTCGACCGGGTCAGGTCGGCCGGACACGGCACCTCGGTGAACCGGCTGGTTTGGCCGGGCACCGAAAACCGGCTAGTTTCGTGTAGCGACGACCGCAGCCTAGCGGTTTGGCAATTGACAGTTGGCAGTTATCAGTGAACAGTTAGCAGAAAACCTGCTTCGCATTCACTTTATTCTTCTGAATTGTTAACTGCTCACTGATAACTGTTAACTGAAAAATGAAAATCACCGCCCTCGATATCCGCCAGAAAACGTTTGAAAAATCATTTCGCGGGGTTGATAAGGACGAGGTGCAAGCCTTTCTGAATACCATCTCGCAGCAGTGGGAGCGCATGGGCGACGAAAACCGCGAGCTGCGCCTCAAGCTGGAGCACGCCCAGCAGGACGTGCAGAAGATGCGCGAGGTGGAAAGCAGCCTCTACCGCACCCTAAAAACGGCCGAAGACACCAGCAACAACATCACCGAGCAGGCCCAGCGCGATGCCGACCTGCGCATCCGCGAGGCCCAGTTCCAAGCCGAAAGCATCATCAGCGACGCTCGCCAGCGGGCCCGCGAAGTGGTGGACGGCGCCTACCAGCAGGCCGAAAAAACCATCGCCGACATGCAGCGCGAAGTGTCGGGCCTGGGCCAGGAGTGCCAGCGCCTAGAGCAGCAACTCGACACCTTGGTGCGCGACCTGCACCACCTGGCTTCCGACGCTCTCGACAAGGTGGAGAAGGCCCGCAACCGGCCCAAGGGCGGCACGGCGGCCATCCTTTCCCGCGCCGCGCGCGTACACGTGGAGCGGCCCAAAGAACCGGCCGCCGACACCAACCCCGAGCCCACGCCCGCCATGCAAGTCACTTCTGCTTCGTCCGTTTCGCCCGCTGCTGCCGTAGCTGCGGCCACGCCCGCTGCCTTTGCGCCCGACGCCCGCAGCCGCTCCCAGGAGCAGCTGGAAAAGGCCGCCCAGCCCACCGGCTACAACCCCAAGCCCGGCCAGCAGCCCGACCCCAACACGGCCCCAACCCCCGACATTGAGCGCCCCGCCGCGCCCGCCGAAAACCCCGGCATTTCGCCTGCGCCCAACATCGAGCAGCCGGCGCCTTCGCAGGTGCCTCAGCCCGGTGCCCCGCGTGTGGACCCTATGGCGCCCGACATTCAACCCATTGGCCCCGACCGCCCGGAAATTAACCAGCCGTCGCCCGTGACGCACCCCGGCCAGCCCGGCATGGCTGCCGTCGCACCCGAACCGGCCGTGGCTGAGGTCGAGAAGTCTTTCTTCGACGAAATCTAGACCACGAATTTTTCGGGTTCGACTGATTCTGTCGCCGTCATTTTCTGAAGAAAGCCTGTCTGCGGACGGGCTTTCTTTTTTTGTGGCTGACCTTTGCCGGCAGGGACGAAGAATGGTGCGCTATTCCGCAAGCCACTACCCCGCCAACTCACAATTCACCATTTCACCACTCACCGCATGGGCCAGATTGCACTCGAAGGCATGGAGTTTTTTGCCTTTCACGGCTACTACGACGAGGAGCAGAAAATCGGCAATAAGTACGGCGTCGACCTCTACATCAGCACCGACCTGCTGGCGGC
This DNA window, taken from Hymenobacter sp. 5317J-9, encodes the following:
- the poxB gene encoding ubiquinone-dependent pyruvate dehydrogenase; protein product: MPKKSVAEIIVDTLQAAGVKRVFGVVGDSLNGITDTIRTREGMEFIAVRHEEGGAFAAGAEAHLTGDLAVCAGSCGPGNTHLINGLFDCHRSRVPVLALAAQIPSVEIGTGYFQETHPERIFRECSHFCELISTPEQAVRTIESAVAAALGQRGVAVVVLPGDVAYLETDAPDVRLPTLGRRSTASPAEADIRQAAALLNAGDKVAILAGIGCAGAHAELLLAAEALKAPVVQSLRGKEFVEPNNPYAVGLTGLLGMPAGYHALMDADTILMLGTDFPYRQFFPEDARVVQVDTRPEHIGRRTRVEIGLVGDVTETLRSLLPHLTPREDSTHLEEAQQRHRDDRAHLAELATGEAGDTSLHPQHVARLLDELAAENAIFTCDVGTPTIWAARYLSMNGQRRLIGSFVHGSMANAVSQAYGAALVEPGRQVIAMCGDGGLAMLLSELLTIRQHKIPVKIIVFNNSALSFVELEMKAAGLLDYGTALDNPNFGAVAEAAGLKGYRVQDPGQLESVLREALAHDGPALVDAVVKRQELSMPPSIDRKQAQGFGLYAVKALMNGRGSELLELAKTNLFR
- a CDS encoding transglutaminase-like domain-containing protein; the encoded protein is MTNKEIKALISLLDDPEIAPQIQDKIQNLGESIIPFLEESWEETLDGQQQQRLEDLIHHLQFEGLQQRLKVWREAGAADLLEGMWLLNTYQYPDADLQALNRAIEQLRFEAWTALRPEMHPADQVQTLNYIMFRVHKFAANTQHFHSPANSMLQRVIETKRGNPLTLCVIYLLVAQRLNLPVFGVNLPNLFVLTFRPELKGAEPFYINCYNRGLVLSRTDIEHYVSQLNISSNPMFYEPCSNIDIVRRALRNLQMSFEKLQEPMKAAEVAVLLSILE
- a CDS encoding redoxin domain-containing protein, with amino-acid sequence MSFRRISILAAVALLAVTLAVGVARAQTGPTVADFTLKTAANADVSLKSYAGDKAVVVVFLNPACAFSRLYQERLASLSSSYRGRGVQFLFINVPINLDAPGTAAPGEVELPTLTDASQQVAGLLGVSKTAEAVVLQPVAGGFAIRYRGAIDDNPQVAGSVQQYYLKQVLDNVLAGRPAGVEDKRAAGCLIKR
- a CDS encoding 4'-phosphopantetheinyl transferase superfamily protein, producing the protein MPLHSLQHLSPTAVLGLWRLTETPAELWLLLPQAAAYQRLLPATADARRQAQWLGGRVLLHRLLAEARGSASEGTQVHNDPTGRPYLHGTAADLTVSLSHSGTWVAAIVAQGGRAGVDVEEIRDKAQRLASKFLAPNEWAAAQAASQATADASAHYTLLWSAKETLYKLAAQRGIIFKTQLLLGEFEPQKAGEIPATLVLSGLETRHCICYSQPSPGYVLTYCHEPLA
- a CDS encoding WD40 repeat domain-containing protein; the encoded protein is MSEIFRPPVAKIATLAGHRDAVYALTLGAGSTIYSGSADGMVVAWDAAEPTRDGELLARVENSVYALRHLPSFNMLVLGHNFQGIQAIDLAGRKLAYAAPLPPVAIFEIVASESRQRLYVAMGDGTLAVLALPDFRLEKLLRLAYKSLRCLAVHEGRGELAVGSSDTLTRILDLDSLETKFTLGESTNSVFSVAYSPDGARLLTAGRDAQIRTWDVAAGYALAGTVPAHMYTINHLAFSPDGRYAASCSLDKSIKLWDAATLTLLRVLDRVRSAGHGTSVNRLVWPGTENRLVSCSDDRSLAVWQLTVGSYQ
- a CDS encoding DivIVA domain-containing protein produces the protein MKITALDIRQKTFEKSFRGVDKDEVQAFLNTISQQWERMGDENRELRLKLEHAQQDVQKMREVESSLYRTLKTAEDTSNNITEQAQRDADLRIREAQFQAESIISDARQRAREVVDGAYQQAEKTIADMQREVSGLGQECQRLEQQLDTLVRDLHHLASDALDKVEKARNRPKGGTAAILSRAARVHVERPKEPAADTNPEPTPAMQVTSASSVSPAAAVAAATPAAFAPDARSRSQEQLEKAAQPTGYNPKPGQQPDPNTAPTPDIERPAAPAENPGISPAPNIEQPAPSQVPQPGAPRVDPMAPDIQPIGPDRPEINQPSPVTHPGQPGMAAVAPEPAVAEVEKSFFDEI